The Betta splendens chromosome 7, fBetSpl5.4, whole genome shotgun sequence genome includes a window with the following:
- the LOC114859332 gene encoding uncharacterized protein LOC114859332, with the protein MKMASPEERLEEIKKAKESTKVWTRNGRNWDYKKLCEYFPHKACRWTLVRLLRENDFYVDNAPLSDDMENDDDGEVPTTSGLSSSVNARGTSEGPAESATMPNDVPATTGSGSEREEEDDSSDLTWQNSAFHDYKGVRCIMQEMGLYEKFPTENATLQAFKQQLIEKFEYLNCQQEVDNVSRMLRFMQPKGEDIDYGFLTKSTETQDFIMSLKKATLKPATILNYRIFRTIRRT; encoded by the exons ATGAAAATGGCGTCTCCAGAGGAGCGACTGGAGGagattaaaaaagcaaaagagtCCACAAAAGTCTGGACCCGGAATGGCCGCAACTGGGACTACAAAAAACTATGTGAGTATTTCCCCCATAAGGCCTGCCGGTGGACTTTGGTCCGTCTTCTGCGGGAGAACGACTTTTATGTTGATAATGCACCTTTGTCGGACGACATggagaatgatgatgatggtgaagtTCCAACCACCAGTGGTCTCAGCAGCAG TGTTAATGCCAGAGGGACCTCTGAGGGGCCAGCAGAGTCAGCCACTATGCCTAATGATGTCCCTGCAACaacaggctcaggctcagagagagaggaagaggatgactCATCTGACCTGACATGGCAAAA ctctgcATTCCATGATTATAAAGGTGTTCGGTGCATAATGCAGGAGATGGGACTCTATGAAAAATTTCCCACAGAAAATGCCACCCTGCAAGCTTTTAAGCAACAGCTTATTGAGAAATTTGAATATCTGAACTGTCAACAGGAG GTAGACAATGTCTCCAGGATGCTGCGATTCATGCAGCCTAAAGGTGAAGATATAGACTATGGTTTTTTGACCAAAAGCACTGAAACACAGGACTTTATTATGAGTCTTAAGAAGGCCACACTCAAACCTGCCACAATTTTAAATTACCGTATTTTCCGCACGATTAGGCGCACCTAA